Proteins encoded together in one Fimbriiglobus ruber window:
- the rpsU gene encoding 30S ribosomal protein S21 yields MGLRMRVHDKEPIGQALRRFKKLIERSGMQKELRAHQYYEKPCEQRRRAQLRKQKAARKAMMTPKV; encoded by the coding sequence ATGGGTTTGCGCATGCGGGTTCATGACAAGGAACCAATCGGACAAGCTCTGCGGCGGTTCAAGAAGCTGATCGAGCGGAGCGGGATGCAGAAAGAACTGCGAGCCCACCAGTACTACGAGAAGCCGTGCGAACAGCGCCGGCGTGCCCAACTTCGGAAACAAAAGGCCGCTCGGAAAGCGATGATGACCCCGAAGGTCTGA
- a CDS encoding alpha/beta hydrolase family protein: protein MRIFLVAATLLSSASLSFAQPAAPPKANRYPRGEAMSEAYFRNQVKQIEDTCLTDLTTKDAWEKKRPELRRQFLDMMGLWPLPPRTDLKAVVTGKVEGAGFTVKKVQFQSRPGLYVTGNLYLPASSSTKSGKIPAILYVCGHGNVVENGVSYGSKVFYQYHPAWFAAHGYACLILDTLELAELPGDHHGTYRRGWWWWQTRGYTPGGVELWNAMRAIDYLETRPEVDATRIGVTGRSGGGATSWWILAADERPRAFVPVAGIADLRAHLNEAPSPKFPTGVIGGHCDCMYMVNTYRWDFPLVAALAAPRPLLLGNSDLDDIFPVGGYRRIADKVRRVYALYGAEEKFQLLETKGPHKDTPELRAGINQWMNRWLKNDTSTKVEDDLPPKFAPPQLKVFTRLPEDAVNATIHETFVPAAATLEIPKSDAVAKEWWAHRRPQLLDALTTSAFAGWPKAAPALTAKNAADVTHDGVRLRAIDFTSETGIDLRLFVLTAPGADAPVKVILSVLDDRGWEMWCRDLGPEFADALQLDAKPKRDAAKFEQNRAVMRAEKLAFAAVAPRGIGPTKWADAGSQADTLARRRFALVGQTLDGQRVWDVRRAVTALRTATDLRTTPLTLHGERDAAGVALYAALYEPGVAALDLWELPTSHRDGPIFLNVAKVLDVPQAVALVAPRPVTIHTKLKSDNATWAWPLRLQSATGNSSLQVRAEGE from the coding sequence ATGCGCATTTTCCTTGTCGCCGCTACTTTGCTCTCCTCCGCCTCCCTGTCGTTCGCCCAACCCGCCGCGCCGCCGAAGGCGAATCGCTATCCGCGCGGCGAAGCCATGAGCGAGGCGTACTTCCGCAATCAGGTCAAGCAGATCGAAGACACCTGCTTGACCGACCTGACCACGAAGGACGCCTGGGAAAAAAAGCGGCCCGAACTGCGACGGCAATTCCTCGACATGATGGGCCTTTGGCCGCTCCCACCGCGGACCGACCTGAAAGCCGTCGTGACCGGGAAGGTCGAAGGAGCCGGGTTTACCGTCAAGAAGGTCCAGTTCCAGTCACGGCCCGGGCTGTACGTCACCGGGAACCTCTATTTGCCTGCCTCGTCGTCAACAAAGTCGGGCAAGATCCCCGCGATTTTGTACGTCTGCGGGCACGGCAACGTCGTCGAGAACGGCGTCTCGTACGGCAGCAAGGTCTTTTACCAGTATCACCCCGCCTGGTTCGCCGCGCACGGGTACGCCTGTCTCATCCTCGACACGCTCGAACTGGCCGAGTTGCCCGGCGACCACCACGGTACATACCGCCGCGGTTGGTGGTGGTGGCAGACCCGCGGGTATACGCCGGGCGGCGTCGAGTTGTGGAACGCGATGCGGGCGATCGACTACCTCGAAACCCGCCCCGAGGTGGACGCCACACGGATCGGCGTCACCGGCCGATCGGGCGGCGGGGCGACGAGTTGGTGGATTCTCGCGGCCGACGAACGGCCCCGCGCGTTCGTCCCGGTCGCCGGCATCGCCGACCTCCGCGCACACCTCAACGAGGCACCGTCCCCGAAATTCCCGACCGGCGTGATCGGCGGCCACTGCGACTGTATGTACATGGTGAACACGTACCGCTGGGACTTTCCGCTCGTCGCCGCACTGGCCGCACCGCGTCCGCTCCTGCTCGGCAACTCTGACCTGGACGACATCTTCCCGGTCGGCGGCTACCGGCGGATCGCCGATAAGGTCCGTCGGGTTTACGCCCTGTATGGGGCCGAGGAGAAATTCCAACTTCTCGAAACCAAAGGACCGCACAAGGATACGCCGGAGCTGCGCGCCGGCATCAACCAGTGGATGAACCGGTGGCTCAAGAACGACACGTCCACAAAGGTGGAAGACGATCTGCCGCCGAAGTTCGCTCCGCCACAACTCAAAGTGTTTACCCGGCTGCCTGAAGACGCCGTCAACGCCACGATCCACGAAACCTTCGTTCCGGCAGCCGCCACACTGGAGATCCCCAAGTCGGACGCGGTCGCGAAAGAATGGTGGGCCCACCGCCGGCCGCAACTGCTCGACGCGCTGACGACGAGTGCCTTTGCCGGCTGGCCGAAAGCCGCGCCGGCGCTGACCGCAAAAAACGCGGCGGACGTGACGCACGACGGCGTCCGCCTCCGGGCCATCGACTTCACGAGCGAGACCGGTATCGACCTCCGCCTCTTCGTCCTCACCGCGCCTGGCGCGGATGCCCCAGTGAAGGTGATCCTGTCCGTACTCGACGATCGCGGGTGGGAAATGTGGTGCCGCGACCTCGGGCCGGAATTCGCGGATGCGCTGCAACTCGATGCGAAACCGAAACGGGACGCCGCCAAGTTCGAGCAGAACCGGGCGGTCATGCGGGCGGAGAAACTTGCGTTCGCGGCTGTCGCGCCGCGCGGGATCGGGCCGACGAAGTGGGCGGACGCGGGCAGCCAGGCGGACACGCTCGCCCGCCGGCGGTTCGCCCTCGTCGGGCAGACGCTGGACGGCCAGCGGGTGTGGGACGTCCGCCGAGCGGTTACGGCCCTCCGCACGGCCACGGACCTTCGCACTACCCCACTCACCCTTCACGGCGAGCGTGACGCGGCCGGGGTGGCACTGTACGCCGCGCTGTACGAACCCGGCGTCGCCGCGCTCGATCTCTGGGAGTTGCCGACGTCCCACCGCGACGGGCCCATTTTCCTGAACGTGGCCAAGGTGTTGGACGTGCCACAAGCAGTCGCGCTGGTCGCGCCGCGGCCAGTGACAATTCACACGAAACTGAAGAGTGACAACGCGACCTGGGCCTGGCCGCTTCGGCTTCAAAGTGCGACGGGGAACTCGTCACTGCAGGTTCGCGCCGAAGGCGAATGA
- a CDS encoding aldo/keto reductase, with protein sequence MKTRKLGTLEVSELGFGCMSISANYGPAADRDQGIRVIRTAHEGGVTFFDTAEVYGPFTSEELVGEALAPFRDNVVIASKFGFDMAAGGSLNSKPAHIRKVVEASLKRLRTDRIDLYYQHRVDPAVPIEEVAGTIRDLIRQGKVLHFGLSEASAKTIRRAHAVQPVTAVQTEYSLMERSPEHNGVLAACEELGIGFVPWGPVGQGYLPGKMDAQTMFDPKTDMRSGFPRFAPENLAANSPAVDVLKRFAQKKNVTPAQLALAWLLAQKPWIVPIPGTRNPDHLTENLGAVNIRLTPADLREIEADFSQIKVYGGRMNEEQMKVVDQTQ encoded by the coding sequence ATGAAGACGCGAAAACTCGGAACACTCGAAGTCTCGGAACTCGGTTTCGGGTGCATGAGCATCAGCGCCAACTACGGGCCGGCCGCGGATAGAGACCAGGGCATCCGGGTCATCCGCACGGCCCACGAGGGGGGCGTGACGTTCTTTGACACGGCTGAAGTGTACGGGCCGTTTACAAGTGAAGAACTGGTCGGCGAGGCGCTCGCGCCGTTCCGCGACAACGTCGTCATCGCAAGCAAGTTCGGTTTCGATATGGCGGCCGGCGGCAGTCTGAATAGCAAGCCGGCACACATCAGGAAAGTGGTTGAGGCATCACTGAAACGGTTGCGGACCGACCGAATCGATCTCTATTACCAGCACCGAGTCGATCCCGCGGTGCCGATTGAAGAGGTCGCCGGAACGATTCGCGACCTGATCCGGCAGGGGAAGGTCCTGCACTTCGGTCTCTCCGAAGCGAGCGCGAAAACAATCCGCCGGGCGCATGCGGTTCAACCGGTGACCGCCGTTCAGACTGAATACTCGTTGATGGAGAGGAGCCCCGAACACAACGGCGTTCTCGCGGCGTGCGAGGAACTCGGCATCGGCTTCGTTCCGTGGGGTCCGGTTGGACAGGGGTATCTGCCCGGGAAAATGGACGCCCAGACGATGTTCGACCCGAAGACGGACATGCGATCGGGGTTCCCCCGCTTCGCCCCAGAAAACTTGGCGGCCAACTCGCCCGCAGTCGATGTGCTGAAGCGGTTCGCACAGAAGAAGAACGTTACGCCTGCGCAGCTCGCCCTCGCCTGGCTTCTGGCGCAGAAGCCGTGGATTGTTCCGATCCCGGGCACGCGCAACCCGGATCACCTCACCGAGAACCTCGGAGCCGTGAATATTCGTCTGACACCAGCCGACCTTCGTGAGATTGAAGCGGACTTCTCTCAAATCAAAGTGTACGGTGGGAGGATGAACGAAGAACAAATGAAGGTGGTTGACCAGACACAGTGA
- a CDS encoding AraC family transcriptional regulator gives MASVELAKLAAAIERHTTADGAFDMAVPGLLLFRASAPSDHNADVYEPSLCVVAQGAKEVLLAGETYRYDPAHSLLVSVNLPVASRVVEASPGRPCLVARISLDPAMVGEILADDMATPRPGPSVRGIAASPVEPLLLDAVTRFVSLLDRPRDIGPLAPLALREITYRVLDGPQGMRLRQIASAGALAQRIARAIRWLNDHFADALRVDALAKHVGLSPSAFHLHFKGVTALSPLQYQKRRRLQEARRLMLGEGIDAAEAAFRVGYESPSQFGREYRRMFGTSPRRDVTGLKIEAHPTT, from the coding sequence GTGGCATCAGTAGAGCTGGCAAAACTCGCGGCGGCGATCGAGCGGCATACGACTGCGGACGGCGCATTCGACATGGCGGTCCCCGGACTGTTACTCTTCCGCGCCTCGGCGCCCTCGGATCACAACGCCGACGTGTACGAGCCGTCGCTGTGCGTCGTCGCCCAGGGCGCGAAGGAGGTTCTACTCGCGGGCGAAACCTACCGCTACGACCCGGCTCACTCGCTCCTCGTGTCGGTCAACCTCCCGGTCGCCTCTCGGGTGGTCGAGGCGTCGCCAGGTCGCCCGTGCTTGGTCGCCCGCATCTCGCTCGACCCGGCGATGGTCGGCGAAATCCTTGCTGACGACATGGCCACACCGCGGCCCGGTCCGTCCGTGCGAGGGATCGCCGCGAGCCCGGTCGAGCCCCTGCTTCTTGACGCCGTCACCCGCTTCGTTTCGCTCCTCGACCGCCCGCGGGACATCGGGCCGCTCGCTCCGCTCGCACTCCGTGAAATCACCTACCGCGTGCTCGACGGCCCGCAGGGGATGCGACTCCGCCAAATCGCCTCGGCCGGCGCCCTAGCCCAGCGGATCGCGCGGGCCATCCGCTGGCTGAACGACCACTTCGCCGACGCCCTCCGCGTCGATGCCCTGGCGAAGCATGTGGGGTTAAGTCCGTCGGCGTTCCACCTCCACTTCAAGGGGGTAACGGCGCTGAGCCCGCTCCAATACCAGAAGCGGCGCCGCCTCCAAGAGGCTCGGCGGTTGATGCTGGGAGAGGGGATCGATGCTGCAGAGGCGGCATTCCGGGTCGGGTACGAAAGCCCGTCCCAGTTCGGTCGCGAGTACCGACGGATGTTCGGTACCTCGCCGCGTCGAGACGTGACCGGACTCAAGATCGAAGCCCACCCGACAACTTAA
- a CDS encoding aldo/keto reductase gives MQYRELGRTGLKVSVISQGGAAIGQQYGPVSVPEVADCVHAAIDAGINLIDTSAFYGEGKSEEILGEVLKGGWREKTYICTKAGRLTRDKFDFTPAGMRTCLEGSLKRLGTDCVDILLAHDIEYADDYEFVFTETARVLQDFKREGKCRFIGMSCYPLGLLKLAIERCDLDAVVSYCHFSLQNTQLLTDLLPVAERRGVGLMNASPLSMGLLTNQGPQPWHPAPQVVKDGCRAAADFCRLHGADISTLGMQFCYAETRIPTTITGTAKKDELAVNLRALATLPDPKLLAEVQSVIAPVKDITWPSGNWKS, from the coding sequence ATGCAATATCGCGAACTCGGCCGGACCGGTCTCAAAGTCTCCGTCATTTCGCAGGGCGGCGCCGCCATCGGGCAGCAGTACGGCCCCGTCTCGGTGCCCGAGGTCGCCGACTGCGTCCACGCGGCGATCGACGCCGGCATCAACCTGATCGATACGAGTGCGTTTTATGGCGAAGGCAAGTCGGAAGAGATCCTGGGCGAAGTGCTGAAGGGCGGGTGGCGGGAGAAGACGTACATCTGCACCAAGGCCGGTCGGTTGACGCGGGACAAGTTCGACTTCACCCCGGCCGGCATGCGCACGTGTCTGGAAGGCTCGCTCAAGCGGCTCGGCACCGACTGCGTCGACATTCTGCTCGCCCACGACATCGAATACGCCGACGATTACGAGTTCGTTTTCACCGAGACCGCCCGCGTCCTGCAAGATTTTAAACGCGAGGGTAAGTGCCGGTTCATCGGCATGTCGTGCTACCCACTCGGGCTCTTGAAACTGGCGATCGAGCGCTGTGACCTGGACGCGGTGGTCTCGTACTGCCACTTCTCGTTGCAAAACACGCAACTGCTCACCGACCTACTACCAGTGGCCGAGCGGCGCGGGGTCGGGCTGATGAACGCGAGTCCGCTGTCGATGGGCTTGCTCACGAACCAAGGGCCGCAGCCGTGGCATCCAGCCCCGCAGGTGGTCAAAGACGGGTGCCGAGCTGCGGCTGATTTCTGCCGGCTCCACGGGGCCGACATCAGCACGCTCGGGATGCAGTTCTGCTACGCCGAGACGCGCATTCCGACCACGATTACCGGCACCGCGAAGAAGGACGAACTCGCTGTAAACCTCCGGGCGTTGGCAACGCTGCCGGACCCGAAACTTCTCGCCGAGGTGCAGTCCGTGATCGCACCCGTGAAAGACATCACCTGGCCGAGCGGGAACTGGAAGTCGTAG
- a CDS encoding Gfo/Idh/MocA family protein, with the protein MAKITKDTIGVGFIGAGDISILHARAVARSHGARLVGLWNRSQDRAVQRAAEFKCHNYATPEALVRDPAVDAVFVLTNLESHLEYTKLALEHGKHVLVEKPVGMSVAEIEEMKSTADAKGLVCMPGHNYVYEAGMTRTRDLVDGGDLGTIVSAYVMYNIHHPEEVAKRYPGVVRQILTHHSYILLYLVGKPVELCAMKATLHYKEYTEEDIAMVQMRLHNGALAHFCASFAADDHAADPWTVMVKVIGTAGSTRYSYRDHVEIKPGLVHSQTYTAYQGSVMNEVKHFLVDCLRHGAQPLSTMADAVTAQKMIEACEESIRGSKVVKL; encoded by the coding sequence ATGGCGAAGATCACCAAGGACACCATCGGCGTCGGGTTCATCGGCGCGGGGGACATCTCGATCCTGCACGCCCGGGCCGTCGCCCGCTCTCACGGAGCGCGGCTGGTCGGGCTGTGGAACCGGAGCCAGGACCGGGCCGTCCAGCGGGCGGCCGAGTTCAAGTGCCACAACTACGCGACGCCCGAGGCGCTCGTCCGCGACCCGGCCGTCGACGCCGTGTTCGTCCTCACGAACCTGGAATCGCACCTCGAATACACCAAGCTCGCGCTCGAACACGGCAAGCACGTCCTGGTCGAAAAGCCGGTCGGGATGTCGGTCGCCGAGATCGAAGAGATGAAGTCCACCGCCGACGCGAAGGGCCTCGTCTGCATGCCCGGGCACAACTACGTTTACGAAGCCGGGATGACCCGGACCCGCGACCTCGTGGACGGCGGCGACCTGGGCACGATCGTCTCGGCTTACGTGATGTACAACATCCACCACCCCGAAGAGGTGGCCAAGCGGTATCCCGGCGTGGTCCGGCAGATCCTCACGCACCACTCGTACATCCTGCTGTATCTCGTCGGTAAACCCGTCGAGCTGTGCGCGATGAAGGCGACGCTGCACTACAAGGAGTACACGGAAGAAGACATCGCGATGGTGCAAATGCGGCTGCACAACGGCGCGCTGGCCCACTTCTGCGCGAGCTTCGCGGCCGACGATCACGCGGCCGACCCGTGGACGGTCATGGTAAAAGTGATCGGCACGGCCGGGTCGACCCGGTACAGCTACCGCGACCACGTCGAGATCAAGCCGGGCCTCGTCCACAGCCAGACGTACACGGCCTACCAGGGGTCGGTCATGAACGAAGTCAAGCACTTCCTGGTCGACTGCCTGCGACACGGCGCGCAGCCCCTCTCAACGATGGCCGACGCGGTCACCGCACAGAAGATGATCGAGGCTTGCGAGGAGTCGATCCGCGGTAGCAAAGTTGTGAAACTCTAA
- a CDS encoding HAD family hydrolase, protein MPVILFDIDGTLVRTGGAGKAAMEAALSEEFGVAISAEEVPYSGRTDRAIGRDLLTAHAIDPSPANQLRLTNGYLTRLPKYLNEHDGTICPGIGHLLEKLQDRDDVLLGLLTGNVRAGARHKLGHYGLWEFFTLGGFGDDHYERDDVARAALTAVEAHRAGPVDPADVWVIGDTPLDVRCARAIGAKAVAVATGWHTLDVLEATHPDFALADLSEPRELLRAWNIGN, encoded by the coding sequence ATGCCCGTGATCCTGTTCGACATCGACGGCACCCTCGTCCGGACCGGAGGCGCCGGCAAGGCCGCGATGGAGGCCGCACTGAGCGAGGAGTTCGGCGTCGCGATTTCCGCCGAGGAAGTCCCGTATAGTGGGCGGACCGACCGCGCGATCGGCCGCGACCTTCTCACGGCCCACGCCATCGACCCGTCGCCCGCGAACCAGCTCCGGCTCACCAACGGCTACCTGACCCGCCTTCCGAAATACCTGAACGAGCACGACGGCACCATTTGCCCCGGCATCGGACACCTGCTCGAAAAACTTCAGGACCGCGACGACGTGCTGCTCGGGCTCCTGACCGGGAACGTCCGCGCCGGCGCGCGGCACAAACTCGGGCACTACGGCCTCTGGGAGTTCTTCACCCTCGGCGGGTTCGGCGACGACCACTACGAGCGGGACGACGTGGCCCGGGCCGCGCTGACGGCGGTCGAAGCCCACCGGGCGGGGCCGGTGGACCCGGCCGACGTGTGGGTGATCGGCGACACCCCGCTCGACGTACGCTGCGCCCGGGCGATCGGCGCAAAGGCTGTCGCCGTAGCGACCGGGTGGCACACGCTGGACGTGCTGGAAGCGACGCACCCGGATTTCGCGCTCGCCGACCTCTCCGAGCCGCGTGAGCTGTTGCGGGCGTGGAACATAGGAAATTAG
- a CDS encoding peptidylprolyl isomerase: protein MTIEPTRARRWARHFLAGGATVCTLGLGAYLAQAQGPAPGQPQAQPSGQPQTQPPGQPQAQQAPRNGIRQVSAEEMGKESIASINGNTLITRAQLGEYLIERLGADKVELFVNRMIIDAECKKRGVTVTDPEMLAALMEDVGSLGIRREDFIKLVLPRYNKSFYEWMEDVIRPRLLLGKLCRDRISVTEEDLRIQFEREFGEKRQIQIIIWPKGDDLKAIEKEYAKIRGDQVEFDRAARAMANPSLAAAGGHIKPISRHLYSTDKVIEERSFQLKVGEVSEVISTSQGFLVMKLHAIIPARTDVKFDGEKVRLEKQAKDEKLTQEIPKYFAELKTQAQPLIYEVAPAKWRMDTAPAQESRNVMGGIEPVSPRSPTAPSSAQPSASPTPPAAPPALPAAPPALPAAPPATPAAPPAGTPAPPAGSPAPPAGM, encoded by the coding sequence ATGACGATTGAACCGACCCGCGCCCGCCGCTGGGCCCGCCATTTCCTCGCCGGCGGGGCCACCGTCTGCACCCTCGGTCTTGGCGCATACTTGGCCCAAGCCCAAGGGCCGGCCCCGGGTCAGCCGCAAGCTCAACCCTCGGGCCAGCCGCAAACCCAACCCCCGGGCCAACCACAGGCTCAACAGGCACCGCGGAACGGGATTCGGCAGGTCTCCGCCGAGGAAATGGGTAAAGAGTCGATCGCGAGCATCAACGGCAACACCCTGATCACCCGCGCCCAACTGGGCGAATACCTGATCGAACGCCTCGGCGCGGACAAGGTCGAGCTGTTCGTCAACCGGATGATCATCGACGCCGAATGTAAGAAACGTGGCGTCACCGTCACGGACCCGGAAATGCTAGCCGCCCTGATGGAAGACGTCGGGAGCCTGGGTATTCGGCGGGAGGACTTCATCAAGCTCGTCCTTCCGCGGTACAACAAGTCTTTTTACGAATGGATGGAAGACGTCATCCGCCCCCGCTTGCTCCTCGGCAAGCTGTGCCGCGACCGGATTTCGGTGACCGAAGAAGACCTCCGCATCCAGTTCGAGCGGGAATTCGGGGAGAAGCGGCAAATCCAGATCATCATCTGGCCGAAGGGTGACGACCTGAAGGCGATCGAGAAGGAGTACGCCAAGATCCGGGGCGACCAGGTCGAGTTCGACCGGGCCGCGCGGGCCATGGCGAACCCGTCGCTGGCCGCCGCCGGGGGGCACATCAAGCCGATCAGCCGCCACCTGTACTCGACCGACAAGGTGATCGAGGAGCGGTCGTTCCAGCTCAAAGTCGGGGAAGTGAGCGAGGTGATTTCGACCTCGCAGGGGTTCCTCGTGATGAAACTCCACGCCATCATCCCGGCGCGGACCGACGTCAAGTTCGACGGCGAAAAGGTGCGGCTCGAAAAGCAGGCGAAGGACGAGAAACTGACGCAAGAGATCCCGAAATACTTCGCGGAACTGAAGACCCAGGCCCAACCGCTGATCTACGAAGTGGCCCCGGCGAAATGGCGAATGGACACCGCGCCGGCCCAGGAATCGCGGAACGTGATGGGCGGGATCGAACCCGTCTCTCCCCGCTCGCCGACCGCGCCGTCGAGCGCACAACCGTCGGCTTCCCCGACTCCGCCCGCGGCTCCGCCGGCTCTGCCCGCGGCTCCGCCGGCTCTGCCCGCGGCTCCGCCGGCAACTCCTGCGGCTCCGCCCGCGGGCACCCCGGCCCCTCCCGCTGGTTCGCCGGCTCCGCCCGCGGGGATGTAG